A genomic window from Streptomyces sp. NBC_00234 includes:
- a CDS encoding Gfo/Idh/MocA family protein: MTTPLAPNTPLRIGLLGTGPWARNTQAPALADHPGVRLSGVWGRRPEAAETLATAHGTEAFTGEAGIDALFAGSDAVAFALPPDIQTPLAVRAAAAGCHLLMDKPIATTVAGARELADAAERAGVASVVFCTLRFAAGTADWIAEQSSVDGWFTARAQWLSALYTPGSDSEYADSPWRREKGGLWDVGPHVLSVLIPVLGDVTEVTAARGPSGTTHLVLRHTSGASSTVTLGLGAPLGAVGMEIELRGERGVVALPKWSDAVGSFRAAADALIDSVRTGVPHPCDVRFGLRLTELLARAEAGLGPVPAV, translated from the coding sequence ATGACCACACCTCTTGCTCCGAACACTCCGCTGCGGATCGGACTGCTGGGTACGGGCCCCTGGGCCCGCAACACCCAGGCCCCCGCTCTCGCCGACCACCCCGGCGTCCGGCTGAGCGGTGTCTGGGGCCGCCGGCCCGAAGCCGCGGAGACGCTGGCCACCGCCCACGGCACCGAGGCGTTCACGGGCGAGGCGGGCATCGACGCGCTCTTCGCGGGCAGCGACGCGGTGGCCTTCGCCCTGCCGCCGGACATCCAGACCCCGCTGGCCGTCCGCGCCGCAGCCGCCGGCTGCCACCTGCTGATGGACAAGCCGATCGCGACCACCGTGGCGGGCGCGCGGGAGCTCGCGGACGCGGCGGAGCGTGCCGGGGTCGCGTCCGTGGTCTTCTGCACCCTGCGGTTCGCCGCCGGGACGGCCGACTGGATCGCCGAACAGTCCTCGGTGGACGGCTGGTTCACCGCCCGCGCGCAGTGGCTCAGTGCGCTGTACACACCGGGCTCCGACAGCGAGTACGCCGATTCGCCCTGGCGCCGCGAGAAGGGCGGGCTGTGGGACGTCGGCCCGCATGTGCTCTCGGTCCTGATCCCGGTCCTGGGCGACGTGACGGAGGTGACCGCGGCCCGCGGGCCCTCCGGCACCACCCATCTGGTGCTCCGCCACACCTCGGGGGCGTCGAGCACGGTGACGCTCGGGCTGGGCGCGCCCCTGGGTGCGGTGGGCATGGAGATCGAGCTCAGGGGTGAGCGGGGAGTGGTCGCGCTGCCGAAGTGGAGCGATGCGGTGGGCTCCTTCCGGGCGGCGGCCGACGCGCTGATCGACTCGGTCCGTACGGGAGTGCCGCACCCCTGCGACGTACGGTTCGGGCTCCGGCTCACGGAGCTGCTGGCGCGGGCCGAGGCGGGCCTCGGGCCGGTGCCTGCCGTGTGA
- the glnII gene encoding glutamine synthetase, producing the protein MTFKAEYIWIDGTEPTAKLRSKTKIMAGSPSTDVADLPIWGFDGSSTNQAEGHASDRVLKPVFTCPDPIRGGDDVLVLCEVFNIDMTPHESNTRASLRPVAEQFEGQEPIFGIEQEYTFFDGHRPLGFPEAGFPAAQGGYYCGVGADEIFGREIVEKHLDNCLKAGLGISGINAEVMPGQWEFQVGPLAPLEVSDQLWIARWLLYRTAEDFNVSATLDPKPVKGDWNGAGAHTNFSTRAMREGYDAIITACESLGEGSKPLDHVKNYGAGIDDRLTGLHETAPWNEYSYGVSNRGASVRIPWQVEQDQKGYIEDRRPNANVDPYVVTRLIVDTCCAALEKADQV; encoded by the coding sequence GTGACGTTCAAGGCTGAGTACATCTGGATCGACGGCACCGAGCCGACCGCCAAGCTTCGCTCCAAGACGAAGATCATGGCCGGCTCGCCCTCCACGGACGTGGCGGACCTGCCCATCTGGGGCTTCGACGGTTCGAGCACCAACCAGGCCGAGGGACACGCCTCCGACCGGGTGCTGAAGCCGGTCTTCACGTGCCCGGACCCGATCCGGGGCGGTGACGACGTCCTCGTCCTGTGCGAGGTCTTCAACATCGACATGACGCCGCACGAGTCCAACACCCGTGCCTCGCTGCGCCCGGTCGCCGAGCAGTTCGAGGGCCAGGAGCCGATCTTCGGCATCGAGCAGGAGTACACCTTCTTCGACGGCCACCGTCCGCTCGGCTTCCCCGAGGCCGGCTTCCCGGCCGCGCAGGGCGGCTACTACTGCGGCGTCGGCGCCGACGAGATCTTCGGCCGCGAGATCGTCGAGAAGCACCTCGACAACTGCCTCAAGGCGGGTCTCGGCATCTCCGGCATCAACGCCGAGGTCATGCCCGGTCAGTGGGAGTTCCAGGTGGGCCCGCTGGCCCCGCTGGAGGTCTCCGACCAGCTGTGGATCGCCCGCTGGCTGCTGTACCGCACCGCCGAGGACTTCAACGTGTCCGCGACCCTCGACCCGAAGCCGGTCAAGGGCGACTGGAACGGCGCCGGCGCGCACACCAACTTCTCCACCCGGGCGATGCGCGAGGGTTACGACGCGATCATCACCGCCTGCGAGTCGCTGGGCGAGGGTTCGAAGCCGCTGGACCACGTCAAGAACTACGGCGCGGGCATCGACGACCGTCTGACGGGTCTGCACGAGACCGCCCCGTGGAACGAGTACAGCTACGGCGTCTCCAACCGCGGCGCCTCGGTGCGTATCCCGTGGCAGGTCGAGCAGGACCAGAAGGGCTACATCGAGGACCGTCGCCCCAACGCCAACGTCGACCCGTACGTCGTCACGCGGCTGATCGTCGACACCTGCTGTGCCGCGCTGGAGAAGGCCGACCAGGTCTGA
- a CDS encoding sensor histidine kinase, producing MRGAVPAAGRGLALGFISLVGSVTLFVLSVLSLVFIVLGIGLVTTPFVLGAVRKHANQRRLYAATWSDVRIPVPYRPFPPDLRTGFTGQVERTTLMLKDPATWRDLQWLVVDMTAGCVVSFLAFALMVFPLEGFVLAAGLWRVFQDDAYWYAFIPVDSQATGLAAAALGAVLLFLAAGAARPLVRANFLMAHRFLAPTPEQALAQRVDRLTETRHEAVDTAAAELRRIERDLHDGAQARLVAMGMNLGTIEALIEKDPAQAKKLLAMARESSAEALTELRDLVRGIHPPVLAERGLGDAVKALALRLPLQSEVNVELTGRAGAPVESAAYFAVGETLTNAVKHAGADRLWVDMHHADGMLRISVTDNGKGGAIVGSGSGLSGIERRLGTFDGVLAVSSPAGGPTMVTMEIPCELS from the coding sequence ATGAGAGGTGCGGTGCCGGCGGCCGGGCGTGGGCTCGCCCTGGGATTCATCAGCCTGGTCGGGTCGGTGACCCTGTTCGTCCTGTCGGTCCTCTCCCTCGTCTTCATCGTGCTGGGCATCGGACTCGTCACCACACCGTTCGTCCTGGGGGCCGTGCGCAAGCACGCCAACCAGCGCCGGCTGTACGCGGCCACGTGGTCGGACGTCCGTATCCCCGTCCCGTACCGCCCCTTCCCGCCGGACCTGCGCACCGGGTTCACGGGGCAGGTGGAGCGCACGACGCTGATGCTGAAGGATCCGGCGACCTGGCGGGACCTCCAGTGGCTTGTGGTGGACATGACGGCCGGCTGCGTGGTGTCCTTCCTCGCCTTCGCGCTGATGGTCTTTCCCCTGGAGGGCTTCGTCCTGGCGGCGGGCCTGTGGCGGGTGTTCCAGGACGATGCGTACTGGTACGCGTTCATTCCGGTCGACAGTCAGGCGACGGGCCTGGCAGCCGCCGCGCTCGGCGCCGTACTCCTCTTCCTCGCGGCGGGCGCCGCCCGGCCGCTGGTACGCGCCAACTTCCTGATGGCCCACCGGTTCCTGGCCCCCACCCCGGAGCAGGCACTGGCGCAGCGCGTCGACCGGCTCACCGAGACCCGGCACGAAGCCGTCGACACCGCCGCAGCCGAACTGCGCCGCATCGAGCGCGATCTGCACGACGGCGCGCAGGCCCGGCTGGTCGCGATGGGCATGAACCTCGGCACCATCGAGGCGCTCATCGAGAAGGACCCCGCCCAGGCGAAGAAGTTGCTGGCCATGGCCCGCGAGTCCTCCGCCGAGGCCCTGACCGAGCTGCGCGACCTGGTGCGCGGCATCCACCCGCCGGTCCTCGCGGAGCGGGGGCTCGGAGACGCGGTGAAGGCCCTGGCCCTGCGGCTGCCCCTTCAGTCGGAGGTGAACGTGGAGCTGACCGGGCGCGCCGGGGCGCCGGTGGAGTCGGCTGCGTACTTCGCGGTCGGCGAGACGCTGACGAACGCGGTGAAGCACGCCGGCGCCGACCGCCTCTGGGTGGACATGCACCACGCGGACGGCATGCTGCGGATCTCCGTCACGGACAACGGCAAGGGCGGAGCCATCGTCGGTTCGGGCTCCGGGCTGAGCGGCATCGAACGCCGACTCGGTACATTCGACGGCGTACTGGCCGTCAGCAGCCCTGCGGGCGGTCCCACCATGGTGACCATGGAGATTCCTTGCGAGTTGTCCTAG
- a CDS encoding MarR family transcriptional regulator, which translates to MEDREAELEIVHLLRKVTVEFGLRQAEFAHRHGMHPTDVRALICLLDAERAGTDATAGWLGARLGLNSAGTTALIDRLVRLGHLTRTRDPRDRRRVLLAVDAKAVELGQAFFGPLIENTVAVLHGFDDHETAAVRRFLSAAHEAVTTIG; encoded by the coding sequence ATGGAAGACCGGGAAGCGGAGCTGGAGATCGTCCATCTGCTGCGTAAGGTGACCGTCGAATTCGGCCTGCGCCAGGCCGAGTTCGCCCACCGTCACGGAATGCATCCCACCGACGTACGGGCGTTGATCTGCCTGCTCGACGCCGAGCGGGCGGGGACGGACGCGACCGCGGGGTGGCTGGGCGCCCGGCTCGGGCTCAACTCGGCGGGCACGACGGCGCTCATCGACCGGCTGGTGCGGCTGGGCCACCTCACACGGACCCGTGACCCGCGCGACCGGCGGCGGGTGCTGCTCGCCGTGGACGCGAAGGCCGTGGAGCTGGGGCAGGCGTTCTTCGGACCGCTGATCGAGAACACCGTGGCCGTGCTCCACGGCTTCGACGACCACGAGACGGCCGCCGTCCGCCGCTTCCTGTCCGCCGCCCACGAGGCGGTCACCACGATCGGCTGA
- a CDS encoding carboxymuconolactone decarboxylase family protein has product MTTTEIKTDAPSTTTGTTVRLNFAKAAPKAFRAVIGLDAAAREGLDPTLVELVQIRSSHLNHCAYCLHMHTTDARKAGESEERLHMVAVWQEATHFFTEKEQAALALTDAVTRVADGGISDDVYARAAAHFEDAELAQLLALIFAINTWNRIALATGKRAGTDER; this is encoded by the coding sequence ATGACGACGACAGAGATCAAGACCGACGCCCCGTCCACCACCACCGGCACCACCGTCCGGCTCAACTTCGCCAAGGCCGCGCCGAAGGCGTTCCGGGCCGTGATCGGCCTGGACGCGGCGGCGCGTGAAGGACTCGACCCCACGCTGGTCGAGCTGGTGCAGATCCGTTCCTCGCACCTCAACCACTGCGCGTACTGCCTCCACATGCACACCACCGACGCCCGGAAGGCGGGCGAGAGCGAGGAGCGACTGCACATGGTCGCCGTCTGGCAGGAGGCGACGCACTTCTTCACGGAGAAGGAGCAGGCGGCGCTCGCCCTGACGGACGCGGTCACCCGGGTCGCGGACGGCGGGATCTCCGACGACGTGTACGCCCGTGCCGCGGCGCACTTCGAGGACGCGGAGCTGGCCCAGCTGCTCGCCCTGATCTTCGCCATCAACACCTGGAACCGGATCGCGCTGGCCACCGGAAAGCGCGCCGGCACCGACGAACGCTGA
- a CDS encoding winged helix-turn-helix domain-containing protein has product MANTRTFSAASAATAASAATAAATSTVRPLSPNRHRLRSVDPDEVVQLADVADLLPPGATWLPAPQHTLPALPGQPPMIGYLVLVPADQQPAVAGAVAASRQRQQAGYGHGLSTQQFVPEPVPAEDPDGGPVLIDSTRRTASVDGVALDLTYLEFELLAHLVAHPHRVHTRDQLVTTVWGYGHVGDGRTVDVHVARLRRKLGAAHRGSIQTIRRVGYKYAP; this is encoded by the coding sequence ATGGCGAACACTCGTACCTTCTCCGCCGCTTCCGCCGCCACCGCGGCATCCGCGGCGACCGCTGCGGCCACCTCCACCGTCCGCCCCCTCTCCCCCAACCGACACCGGCTGCGCTCCGTCGACCCCGACGAGGTCGTCCAGCTCGCCGATGTGGCCGACCTGCTGCCGCCGGGCGCCACCTGGCTGCCCGCGCCGCAGCACACCTTGCCCGCGCTGCCGGGGCAGCCTCCGATGATCGGCTACCTGGTCCTCGTACCGGCCGATCAGCAGCCGGCCGTCGCCGGAGCCGTCGCGGCCTCCCGGCAGCGGCAGCAGGCCGGGTACGGACACGGCCTGTCCACGCAGCAGTTCGTGCCGGAGCCGGTCCCCGCGGAGGACCCGGACGGCGGGCCCGTGCTCATCGACTCCACCCGGCGCACCGCGTCCGTGGACGGCGTCGCGCTCGACCTCACCTATCTGGAGTTCGAACTCCTCGCCCATCTGGTGGCGCACCCGCACCGGGTGCACACCCGCGACCAGCTGGTGACGACGGTCTGGGGATACGGGCACGTGGGCGACGGACGCACCGTCGACGTCCATGTCGCCCGGCTGCGCCGCAAGCTGGGCGCGGCGCACCGCGGGTCGATCCAGACGATCCGGCGCGTGGGCTACAAGTACGCGCCCTGA
- a CDS encoding alpha/beta fold hydrolase, translating to MAPVPRSEPAEPVPDLRPFLAAYDEVLASHWPAGTTRTRVPTPFGTTHINSYGPEDPAAPPLILLPGGGATSTVWYAQAARLGRTHRVHAVDLVGDPGRSVAGERPVRTVADLTAWLDSVLGHLGTGPVALGGHSYGAWIALHYALHAPGRVRKLVLVDPTGCFAGFRPAYLLHALPMLLRPSAERTRAFLAWETEGAALAPAWLRLRDAATRFPAARPVTGPRPAREDLRALDVPTLLLLAGRGRAHDPARVARTARRLLPHAQTTTLAGATHHTLPLHDPEATELTTGMEQFLAP from the coding sequence ATGGCACCCGTTCCGCGCAGCGAGCCCGCCGAGCCCGTCCCGGACCTGAGGCCGTTCCTCGCGGCGTACGACGAGGTCCTGGCATCGCACTGGCCCGCCGGGACCACCCGCACCCGGGTTCCCACCCCGTTCGGCACCACCCACATCAACAGCTACGGCCCCGAGGACCCAGCGGCCCCGCCCCTGATCCTGCTCCCGGGCGGGGGAGCCACCTCGACCGTCTGGTACGCCCAGGCCGCACGGCTCGGCCGCACCCACCGGGTCCACGCCGTCGACCTGGTCGGCGACCCAGGGCGCAGCGTGGCGGGGGAGCGCCCGGTCCGTACCGTCGCCGACCTGACAGCCTGGCTGGACTCCGTGCTCGGACACCTGGGCACGGGGCCGGTCGCCCTCGGCGGCCACTCCTACGGAGCCTGGATCGCTCTCCACTACGCCCTGCACGCACCCGGCCGGGTCCGGAAACTGGTTCTCGTCGACCCGACCGGGTGCTTCGCGGGCTTCCGCCCCGCCTACCTGCTGCACGCCCTGCCGATGCTGCTGCGCCCGAGCGCCGAACGGACCCGCGCCTTCCTGGCCTGGGAGACGGAGGGCGCCGCCCTCGCCCCGGCGTGGCTGCGTCTCAGGGACGCAGCCACGCGCTTCCCCGCCGCCCGGCCGGTCACCGGCCCGCGTCCCGCGCGCGAGGACCTGCGCGCCCTCGACGTACCGACACTCCTGCTGCTCGCCGGACGCGGCCGGGCCCACGACCCGGCACGCGTCGCGCGCACCGCACGCCGGCTGCTCCCGCACGCGCAGACGACGACGCTGGCCGGCGCCACGCACCACACCCTGCCGCTGCACGACCCGGAGGCCACCGAACTCACCACGGGAATGGAGCAGTTCCTGGCCCCCTGA
- a CDS encoding arsenate reductase family protein has protein sequence MEIWINPACSKCRSAVDLLDAEGAEYTVRRYLEDVPSPDEIRAVLERLGLEPWDITRTQEAAAKELGIKEWPKEAGSRERWIEALAAHPKLIQRPIITADDGTAVVGRTDEAVRDALGR, from the coding sequence ATGGAGATCTGGATCAATCCGGCCTGTTCCAAGTGCCGCAGCGCTGTCGATCTGCTCGATGCGGAGGGTGCCGAGTACACCGTCCGCCGCTACCTGGAGGATGTGCCGTCGCCCGACGAGATCCGGGCCGTGCTCGAACGGCTCGGACTCGAACCGTGGGACATCACACGGACCCAGGAAGCAGCCGCGAAGGAGCTCGGGATCAAGGAGTGGCCGAAGGAGGCCGGTTCCCGGGAGCGGTGGATCGAGGCGCTCGCCGCGCACCCCAAGCTGATCCAGCGGCCGATCATCACCGCGGACGACGGCACGGCCGTCGTGGGGCGTACGGACGAGGCGGTACGGGACGCGTTGGGGCGTTGA
- a CDS encoding MMPL family transporter encodes MKRNLAASIGVWSARHRKTAVLGWLLFVVLATGIGGASGMVEMSEAENGAGDSARAEQILDDAGLGHPAGELVMVSGRKAGEWKEAAGEVSAAVRGTGEVQNLSAPVPSKDGKDALITFEMKGDAATSADRVQPVLDAVSGVREARTDVDIHQFGEASAGKWLGDLLAEDFQKAEFTAVPLALGILLVAFGAVVAALLPVGLALTACMAAFGLLSLASHQLHLFQTTYSVMFLMGFAVGVDYCLFYLRRERDERAAGRDAETALRIAAATSGRAVLVSGVTVMVAMAGMFLSGLMLFKGFALATILVVFIAMLGSVTVLPALLSWLGDRVDAGRVPLLNRRGKRGARPSGGIAGTVLKPVLARPKFFAVASAVVLLALAAPALGMKTEQLGMEKQFGSDSELAVAYEHISASFPGGPDPALVVVRADDITSPGVREALGTFDEVTVHEAENVAEIEVPLPAGKEDLAQLRDHRLPEAFGGTGAEYVVTGEVAGSVDFNDQLKRGIVPVFVFITSVTFLLMLFCFRSYVIAVTSILLNLLSVAAAYGVMVAVFQHGWGAELIGSEGVGAIESWMPLFVLVVLFGLSMDYHVFVVSRIREARESGLDTRAAIDMGIRRTAGAVTGAAAIMVAVFSVFGTLSMQDMQQMGVGLAVAVLLDATIVRMVLLPSVMALLGERNWRTPRGLSRLPGAEHGESAHGRGRAGEPVTVGRRG; translated from the coding sequence ATGAAGCGCAACCTCGCGGCAAGCATCGGTGTGTGGAGCGCACGCCACCGTAAGACGGCCGTTCTCGGCTGGTTGCTCTTCGTCGTGCTCGCCACGGGCATCGGCGGGGCTTCCGGCATGGTCGAGATGAGTGAGGCCGAGAACGGTGCGGGCGACTCGGCACGGGCCGAGCAGATCCTGGACGACGCGGGCCTCGGTCATCCCGCCGGTGAGCTGGTCATGGTGTCCGGCAGGAAGGCCGGGGAGTGGAAGGAAGCGGCGGGCGAGGTGTCCGCGGCCGTGCGCGGGACCGGCGAGGTGCAGAACCTCTCCGCGCCCGTCCCCTCGAAGGACGGCAAGGACGCACTGATCACCTTCGAGATGAAGGGGGACGCGGCGACCTCCGCCGACCGGGTGCAGCCCGTGCTGGACGCGGTGTCCGGCGTCCGGGAGGCCCGTACGGACGTCGACATCCACCAGTTCGGCGAGGCCAGCGCCGGTAAATGGCTCGGTGACCTGCTCGCCGAGGACTTCCAGAAGGCCGAGTTCACCGCCGTGCCGCTCGCGCTCGGCATCCTGCTGGTCGCCTTCGGGGCCGTGGTGGCCGCGCTGCTGCCGGTCGGACTCGCTCTGACCGCGTGCATGGCGGCGTTCGGCCTGCTGTCGCTGGCCAGCCACCAGCTGCACCTGTTCCAGACGACGTACTCCGTGATGTTCCTGATGGGTTTCGCCGTCGGCGTCGACTACTGCCTCTTCTACCTGCGGCGCGAGCGCGACGAGCGGGCCGCGGGGCGGGACGCCGAAACGGCGCTGCGCATCGCCGCGGCCACCAGCGGCCGGGCCGTGCTCGTCTCCGGTGTCACGGTGATGGTCGCGATGGCCGGCATGTTCCTGTCCGGACTGATGCTCTTCAAGGGCTTCGCGCTCGCCACGATCCTGGTCGTCTTCATCGCGATGCTCGGTTCGGTGACGGTGCTGCCCGCCCTGCTGTCCTGGCTGGGCGACCGCGTCGACGCGGGCCGCGTGCCGCTCCTGAACCGGCGCGGCAAGCGGGGGGCCCGGCCGAGCGGCGGAATCGCCGGCACGGTCCTGAAGCCGGTGCTCGCCCGGCCGAAGTTCTTCGCCGTCGCCTCGGCCGTCGTCCTGCTCGCGCTGGCCGCGCCCGCGCTCGGCATGAAGACGGAACAGCTCGGCATGGAGAAGCAGTTCGGCTCGGACTCCGAGCTCGCGGTCGCCTACGAGCACATCTCCGCGAGCTTCCCGGGCGGTCCCGACCCGGCCCTGGTCGTGGTCAGGGCCGACGACATCACCTCGCCCGGCGTCCGCGAGGCGCTCGGCACCTTCGACGAGGTGACCGTCCACGAGGCGGAGAACGTCGCGGAGATCGAGGTGCCGCTCCCCGCGGGCAAGGAGGATCTGGCCCAACTGCGTGACCACCGGCTGCCGGAAGCCTTCGGCGGGACCGGCGCGGAGTACGTCGTGACCGGCGAGGTCGCCGGCTCCGTCGACTTCAACGACCAGCTGAAGCGCGGCATCGTCCCGGTCTTCGTCTTCATCACGTCGGTGACGTTCCTGCTGATGCTGTTCTGCTTCCGCTCGTACGTCATCGCGGTGACGTCCATCCTGCTCAACCTCCTCTCCGTGGCCGCCGCGTACGGAGTGATGGTCGCCGTCTTCCAGCACGGCTGGGGCGCCGAGCTGATCGGCTCGGAAGGGGTCGGCGCGATCGAGTCCTGGATGCCGCTGTTCGTCCTCGTGGTCCTGTTCGGCCTGTCGATGGACTACCACGTGTTCGTGGTCTCCCGGATCCGCGAGGCCCGCGAGAGCGGCCTGGACACCCGGGCCGCGATCGACATGGGCATCCGGCGCACGGCCGGAGCGGTCACCGGCGCCGCGGCGATCATGGTGGCCGTCTTCTCGGTCTTCGGCACGCTGTCGATGCAGGACATGCAGCAGATGGGAGTCGGCCTCGCCGTCGCGGTGCTGCTGGACGCCACGATCGTACGGATGGTCCTGCTGCCCTCGGTCATGGCGCTGCTGGGCGAGCGGAACTGGCGCACCCCGCGCGGCCTCTCCCGGCTGCCCGGCGCGGAGCACGGCGAGTCCGCCCACGGGCGCGGGCGGGCCGGGGAGCCGGTGACGGTGGGCCGGCGCGGCTGA
- the pdxR gene encoding MocR-like pyridoxine biosynthesis transcription factor PdxR — MADSWVNSAEVLGSDLPLALSGTGNRRAVLMRALREAVRGGRLAPGTRLPPYRSLAADLGLARNTVADAYAELVAEGWLTARQGSGTRVAERAAPVTPVHRQRTPPRSAHPAHDLVQGKPDPSVFPRTAWLASARRALTEAPNDAFGPGDPQGRPELRHALAGYLARVRGVRTSPERIVLCSGAAHGLRLLADVLGGPWAVEAYGLPFHRRVLTGQGVGTRPLTVDEHGAHVEELRATDRAVLLTAAHQFPTGGPLHPERRAAVVDWARATGGLVVEDDYDGEFRYDRQPVGAVQGLDPEHVVLLGSVSKSLSPALRIGWLVLPARLVEDVVAAKGEREQWSSATEQLTLADFVESGAYDRQVRRMRQRHRRRRDQLVAALAERAPYVRVSGIAAGLHAVLELPPGTETSVVRAAAWQGLAVEGLSGYLHPAVTGGGRDGLVVGYATPAEHAYPQALDALCRALPPE; from the coding sequence ATGGCGGATTCATGGGTCAATTCGGCAGAGGTACTCGGCAGCGATCTGCCGCTCGCCCTCTCGGGCACGGGCAACAGACGGGCCGTCCTCATGCGGGCCCTGCGCGAGGCGGTCCGGGGCGGGCGGCTCGCTCCGGGCACCCGGCTGCCGCCGTACCGCTCGCTCGCCGCCGACCTCGGGCTGGCCCGCAACACCGTCGCGGACGCCTACGCGGAACTCGTCGCCGAGGGCTGGCTGACCGCCCGCCAGGGCTCGGGCACCCGGGTCGCCGAGCGGGCGGCGCCCGTCACCCCCGTGCACCGGCAGCGGACCCCGCCCCGGTCCGCCCACCCGGCCCACGACCTGGTCCAGGGGAAGCCGGACCCCTCCGTCTTTCCCAGGACCGCGTGGCTGGCCTCGGCCCGGCGGGCGCTCACCGAGGCACCGAACGACGCCTTCGGGCCCGGCGATCCGCAGGGGCGGCCGGAGCTGCGGCACGCCCTGGCCGGATATCTGGCCCGGGTGCGCGGCGTACGGACGTCACCCGAGCGCATCGTGCTCTGTTCGGGCGCCGCGCACGGGCTGCGCCTGCTCGCGGACGTCCTGGGCGGACCGTGGGCGGTGGAGGCTTACGGGCTGCCGTTCCACCGCCGTGTGCTCACCGGGCAGGGCGTCGGCACCCGGCCGCTGACCGTGGACGAACACGGGGCACACGTCGAGGAGTTGAGGGCGACGGACCGGGCGGTCCTGCTGACCGCCGCGCACCAGTTCCCGACCGGCGGCCCGCTGCATCCGGAGCGGCGGGCCGCGGTGGTCGACTGGGCGCGGGCGACGGGCGGTCTGGTCGTGGAGGACGACTACGACGGGGAGTTCCGTTACGACCGGCAGCCCGTGGGCGCGGTCCAGGGCCTCGATCCCGAACACGTGGTGCTGCTGGGCTCGGTGAGCAAGAGCCTCTCCCCCGCCCTGCGGATCGGCTGGCTGGTGCTTCCGGCACGGCTGGTGGAGGACGTCGTGGCGGCCAAGGGCGAACGCGAGCAGTGGTCGAGCGCCACGGAACAGCTGACACTCGCGGACTTCGTCGAGTCGGGGGCGTACGACCGTCAGGTGCGCCGGATGCGGCAGCGCCACCGGCGCCGGCGCGACCAGCTCGTGGCCGCGCTGGCCGAGCGGGCGCCGTACGTCCGGGTCTCCGGGATCGCGGCGGGTCTGCACGCGGTCCTGGAGCTCCCGCCGGGGACGGAGACCTCGGTGGTCCGGGCAGCCGCGTGGCAGGGGCTGGCGGTCGAAGGGCTCTCCGGATATCTCCACCCCGCCGTCACCGGCGGAGGGCGGGACGGACTGGTCGTGGGGTACGCGACCCCGGCCGAACACGCCTATCCGCAGGCGCTGGACGCCCTGTGCCGGGCGCTGCCTCCGGAGTGA